A portion of the Candidatus Eisenbacteria bacterium genome contains these proteins:
- a CDS encoding XRE family transcriptional regulator, with protein MKQLRKTSPARLARQLSIPKSRGLEAVLKAQLIAAILHEVGRRGFTHADMANRSGLPRSAVTGILSGSLQKVTIDRVLRLLEAAGLEASVRVRRAA; from the coding sequence ATGAAACAGTTGAGAAAGACTTCTCCGGCGCGCTTGGCGAGACAGCTGAGCATCCCGAAGAGCCGGGGTCTGGAGGCCGTGCTCAAGGCACAGCTCATCGCGGCAATCCTTCACGAGGTTGGCCGCCGCGGATTCACCCACGCGGACATGGCCAATCGCTCAGGGCTTCCTCGAAGCGCGGTGACGGGCATCCTCTCGGGCAGCCTTCAGAAGGTGACCATCGACCGGGTTCTACGCCTCCTCGAGGCAGCTGGACTCGAGGCCAGTGTCAGAGTGAGACGGGCGGCCTGA
- a CDS encoding type II toxin-antitoxin system RelE/ParE family toxin: MIIILKPCRKEIEAFPEEIRGDLADALARLEAGLTLALPLSRPMPAIGRGVHELRLRDRSGVYRVVYALGTRGAVHVLHAFKKTKQATSARNMELARTRLKEVQS; the protein is encoded by the coding sequence GTGATCATCATCCTGAAGCCGTGCCGCAAGGAGATCGAGGCGTTTCCGGAGGAGATCCGCGGCGACTTGGCGGACGCGCTGGCCCGACTCGAAGCGGGGCTGACGCTCGCGCTTCCGCTGTCACGTCCAATGCCTGCGATCGGACGCGGCGTTCATGAGCTCCGGTTGAGGGATCGATCAGGCGTGTATCGGGTGGTGTACGCATTGGGCACTCGGGGCGCCGTCCATGTGCTTCATGCTTTCAAGAAGACCAAACAGGCGACATCAGCTCGAAACATGGAGCTGGCGCGAACGCGGCTGAAGGAGGTGCAGTCATGA
- a CDS encoding T9SS type A sorting domain-containing protein, translated as MQDHRHIIRTRTPQRWIGLAAMLACIVVAPYPAVASWPTDPTVNLGVCTADFDQEFPAILPDGSGGAFIVWQDYRNESNYQIFAQRVSADGVAQWGANGIPICTGTGDQLAPHITTDGTGGVIVTWNDTRALFSDIYCQHLSSNGEILWNPDGVPVCTAAGPQHDEAVVPDGAGGAIITWWDRRDDASQVIGDIYARRVTALGDPIWDADGVPICVAAGSQQYPMIVPNGAGGAVITWTDARNGDSNRDIYAQGVDAGGLRLWTTNGVVLCNAANDQTSAAIVADGSGGAIVAWDDLRSSEKIYAQRISSAGSVQWTPNGVGMTNSAGETIPSIVSDGAGGAIVAWMDFSHFPTSQADIRAQRISSAGAAQWSASGVAVCDFAGMQQLPVVTTDGAGGAIVTWADYRADGLNPDVYARRVTFAGSVLWSAATKGTPVSTAPETQYLPMITTTGSGGAIVTWQDMRNGTTDIYAQRIRSDGDLGGGPVGVGPDAPASVSLDLVGPNPARSGRIPVRFSLGSGGSGWLELFDVTGRRICARALNGFSAGTHSLDLAEGRHLAPGLYLVRLRQGAGVRVMRVAVLD; from the coding sequence ATGCAGGATCACCGACACATCATCCGCACGAGGACCCCGCAGCGTTGGATCGGGCTGGCCGCCATGCTCGCTTGCATCGTGGTGGCACCCTACCCCGCAGTCGCGTCCTGGCCCACCGATCCCACCGTCAACCTGGGCGTGTGCACCGCAGACTTCGACCAGGAGTTCCCCGCGATCCTCCCCGACGGATCCGGCGGTGCATTCATCGTCTGGCAGGACTACCGGAACGAATCCAACTACCAGATCTTCGCGCAGCGCGTCTCGGCCGACGGCGTCGCGCAGTGGGGCGCGAACGGAATCCCGATCTGCACGGGGACTGGCGATCAACTGGCTCCCCACATCACGACCGACGGCACGGGCGGCGTGATCGTCACCTGGAACGATACGCGCGCTCTGTTCTCCGACATCTACTGCCAGCACCTCTCGTCCAATGGCGAGATCCTCTGGAACCCGGACGGCGTGCCGGTGTGCACGGCCGCCGGGCCCCAGCACGACGAGGCTGTGGTTCCCGACGGGGCGGGTGGCGCGATCATCACCTGGTGGGATCGCCGCGACGATGCCAGCCAGGTGATTGGAGACATCTACGCCCGGCGGGTCACCGCCTTGGGCGATCCGATCTGGGACGCCGACGGTGTGCCGATCTGCGTCGCCGCCGGGAGCCAGCAGTATCCGATGATCGTTCCCAACGGCGCCGGTGGCGCCGTCATCACGTGGACGGATGCCCGCAATGGAGATTCGAACCGCGACATCTACGCGCAGGGCGTCGACGCCGGCGGCTTGCGGCTGTGGACGACCAACGGCGTCGTGCTCTGCAACGCGGCGAACGATCAGACCAGCGCGGCGATCGTCGCCGACGGATCGGGTGGGGCCATCGTCGCATGGGACGACCTGCGCTCTTCGGAGAAGATCTACGCGCAGCGGATCTCCTCCGCGGGCAGCGTCCAGTGGACGCCCAACGGCGTGGGCATGACGAACTCCGCCGGTGAAACGATTCCATCGATCGTCTCGGACGGAGCCGGCGGAGCCATCGTCGCGTGGATGGACTTCAGCCACTTCCCCACCAGCCAGGCGGACATCCGCGCCCAGCGGATCTCGTCGGCGGGTGCGGCCCAGTGGTCCGCGTCGGGCGTGGCGGTCTGCGACTTCGCCGGGATGCAACAACTTCCGGTGGTGACGACCGACGGCGCGGGCGGGGCGATCGTGACGTGGGCCGACTACCGGGCAGACGGCCTCAACCCCGACGTGTACGCCCGTCGCGTCACCTTCGCCGGCTCCGTGCTCTGGAGCGCGGCCACCAAGGGAACGCCGGTCTCGACGGCGCCCGAAACCCAGTACCTGCCGATGATCACGACGACCGGATCGGGCGGTGCGATCGTCACCTGGCAGGACATGCGGAATGGCACGACCGACATCTACGCCCAGCGCATCCGGTCGGATGGCGATCTCGGCGGCGGCCCGGTCGGCGTTGGGCCGGACGCGCCCGCTTCCGTGAGTCTGGATCTGGTGGGTCCGAACCCGGCCCGCTCCGGACGAATCCCGGTGCGGTTCTCGCTCGGTTCGGGTGGCTCCGGCTGGCTCGAGCTCTTCGACGTCACCGGACGCCGCATCTGCGCGCGCGCGTTGAATGGGTTCTCCGCCGGAACCCATTCGCTCGACCTCGCGGAAGGCCGGCATCTCGCCCCTGGGCTCTATCTCGTTCGGCTGCGCCAGGGCGCGGGCGTGCGAGTGATGCGGGTGGCCGTCCTCGACTAA
- a CDS encoding DUF418 domain-containing protein — protein MAARESIAISADDGSTAIPNELRPVAPSERRLELDVLRGVALFGVLLVNVAVFSGSDLALEQKLPFPWGWGGAWPSYLRSALIESKAAALLAMLFGAGLVIQCERVMQRGRSYVGFAFRRSSALALVGLAHTLLLWNGDIMLDYAVISLLMIPFLRLRASRILWAIPALIVATIVLTVPFLHLAESELSYPMQLQHYGAGSWMDALRFRTWEFVHALGPMRAANRLPILSPFFVLGAYLWKKGYFSEPTKHRGALVRILAVCSLIGVLANAVPWENLGGWLTVHIPFRPLRILIKMVCFLGRPLLTLGYAAGILLLLQRPGWRSALAHIAPLGRMALTQYLLQSVVCTLVFNGYGLGLFGKVSINACILGTIAFFPLQVWSSEWWLARFRMGPAEWLWRRMVYGGARHE, from the coding sequence GTGGCCGCACGCGAATCCATCGCGATTTCCGCTGACGACGGATCGACGGCGATCCCGAACGAGCTGCGCCCCGTCGCGCCCTCGGAACGGCGTCTCGAACTGGACGTCTTGCGCGGCGTCGCGCTCTTCGGAGTGCTCCTCGTGAACGTCGCCGTGTTCAGCGGCTCGGACCTGGCGCTCGAGCAGAAGCTACCCTTTCCCTGGGGCTGGGGCGGCGCATGGCCCAGCTATCTGCGGAGCGCGCTGATCGAGAGCAAGGCCGCCGCCCTCCTTGCAATGCTGTTTGGAGCGGGCCTGGTGATCCAGTGCGAGCGAGTCATGCAGCGAGGCCGCTCTTACGTCGGCTTCGCGTTCCGCCGCTCGAGCGCGCTCGCGCTGGTCGGGCTCGCTCACACGCTCCTGCTGTGGAACGGCGACATCATGCTCGACTACGCGGTGATCAGCCTTCTGATGATCCCGTTCCTCCGCCTGCGCGCCTCGCGGATTCTGTGGGCGATCCCGGCACTCATTGTGGCGACCATCGTCCTGACGGTGCCCTTCCTGCACCTGGCCGAGTCCGAGCTCTCCTATCCCATGCAGTTGCAACACTACGGTGCCGGTTCCTGGATGGACGCGCTCCGATTTCGGACGTGGGAGTTCGTCCACGCCTTGGGCCCGATGCGGGCGGCGAACCGGCTGCCGATCCTTTCGCCGTTCTTCGTCCTCGGGGCCTATCTTTGGAAGAAGGGTTATTTCTCCGAGCCGACGAAGCATCGCGGTGCACTCGTGCGGATCCTCGCCGTCTGTTCGCTGATCGGAGTGCTCGCGAACGCCGTCCCGTGGGAGAATCTCGGCGGCTGGCTGACCGTGCACATTCCGTTTCGGCCGCTGAGAATCCTGATCAAGATGGTGTGCTTCCTCGGCCGCCCTTTGCTCACTCTCGGCTACGCCGCCGGGATCCTGCTCCTGCTCCAGCGACCCGGGTGGCGGAGCGCCCTCGCCCACATCGCACCCCTCGGACGAATGGCGCTGACTCAGTACTTGCTCCAGTCCGTGGTGTGCACGCTGGTCTTCAATGGCTACGGGCTCGGCCTCTTCGGCAAGGTCTCGATCAACGCCTGCATCCTCGGTACGATCGCGTTCTTCCCCCTTCAGGTGTGGAGCAGCGAGTGGTGGCTTGCGCGGTTCCGGATGGGGCCGGCGGAGTGGTTGTGGCGCCGGATGGTGTATGGGGGAGCACGCCACGAATAG
- a CDS encoding TetR/AcrR family transcriptional regulator, giving the protein MSQVRERILDVASDLFYRHGIKAVGVDAIISQADVARMSFYRHFRSKDGLVVAYLERRDEAVRVWFEKQVRRLAPNPRDRPLVVFDVLALRFRSKGYRGCGFINAIAEVANPASDAHGAAAAHKLRFQSWLAKLLREAGLDEICAADLLLLFEGATAAAVRQGTAEPAHRAKRIAALLLGTLEPRRIQKRPGTTRR; this is encoded by the coding sequence GTGAGCCAAGTCCGCGAACGAATCCTCGATGTTGCCTCCGACCTCTTCTACCGCCACGGAATCAAGGCAGTGGGAGTCGACGCGATCATCTCCCAGGCCGACGTGGCGCGCATGAGCTTCTACCGCCATTTCCGCTCCAAGGACGGGCTGGTCGTGGCTTATCTGGAGCGGCGCGACGAGGCGGTTCGGGTCTGGTTCGAGAAGCAAGTACGCCGGCTCGCGCCGAATCCCCGCGACCGTCCGCTAGTGGTTTTCGACGTGCTGGCGTTGCGTTTCAGATCCAAGGGGTACCGGGGCTGCGGCTTCATCAACGCGATTGCCGAGGTTGCAAACCCGGCGAGCGACGCGCACGGCGCCGCGGCGGCGCACAAGCTGCGCTTCCAGAGCTGGCTCGCCAAGCTCTTGCGCGAAGCGGGGCTGGACGAGATCTGCGCGGCAGACCTCCTCCTCCTGTTTGAGGGCGCGACGGCTGCCGCAGTTCGCCAGGGAACGGCCGAGCCTGCGCACCGGGCCAAGCGGATCGCTGCCCTCTTGCTCGGCACTCTCGAGCCCCGTCGAATCCAGAAGCGCCCGGGCACGACTCGTCGCTAG